One genomic window of Methanosarcina acetivorans C2A includes the following:
- a CDS encoding acetate uptake transporter, with the protein MSENAASTIIIDKTANAAPLGFTGLGLAAVLLSLSYIGVYPVGSMIVSMAIFLGGFAQVFAGIMSWKKGDIFAGTAFSAFGLFWFSLAGLIVMPAMGWIEASSGIAMAAYLFIWGVYTFVMLIITIKIGVKALQFVFVTLFILFMLLAVVNATGSAGLLVVAGYVGLIMGLASMYTALAMVMNEVHGKTVAPL; encoded by the coding sequence ATGAGCGAAAACGCAGCTTCTACAATAATAATTGATAAAACCGCAAACGCCGCACCTCTCGGCTTTACCGGGCTGGGCCTCGCTGCAGTTCTGTTAAGTCTGAGCTACATTGGTGTGTACCCTGTGGGGTCAATGATTGTCTCCATGGCAATATTCCTGGGAGGATTTGCCCAGGTATTTGCAGGAATCATGTCCTGGAAGAAAGGAGATATTTTTGCAGGAACGGCATTTTCAGCATTCGGGCTTTTCTGGTTCTCACTGGCAGGACTGATCGTAATGCCAGCAATGGGCTGGATTGAAGCCTCATCTGGAATCGCTATGGCCGCATATCTCTTCATCTGGGGTGTGTACACCTTTGTTATGTTGATCATTACAATAAAAATAGGAGTCAAAGCCCTCCAGTTTGTATTTGTAACATTATTTATACTGTTTATGCTGCTGGCCGTTGTAAACGCAACCGGAAGTGCCGGGCTGCTTGTAGTGGCTGGATACGTTGGACTTATTATGGGCCTTGCATCTATGTATACGGCTCTTGCCATGGTAATGAATGAAGTCCATGGGAAGACAGTTGCTCCACTCTGA
- the mtaB gene encoding methanol--corrinoid protein co-methyltransferase MtaB, with translation MVKKYTSMAYAKADDMLFGNSKYPVKAGLGLEIGAGYTTPELNYAPRPQAGKSKDKLVKEYERITTDAMARMVQIGAPSIVLETEHVEQMSNNPDWGGAVAHAQKTIMEEYHDEYGIKCALRHTIGDIREDRDYLQLRGDKYSTFMEAFEQCAQNGADLLSVESMGGKEVFDYSILRNDTAGILFGIGVLGSMDMEMVWSDIADIAKKNGVVAAGDTDCAQANTAMFIAGGLLDKNLAHTIAIVARAISAGRSLCAYEAGATGPGKDCGYENTIIKSIAGVPIAQEGKTSTCAHSDLMGNLTMQCCDLWSNESVEYHGEFGGTTVQCWSETLAYDCAMMNTSLKLGKAKDLRDILTLSDKYRDPQGYVLAYDNAYKVGEAIAKNGDNNYLRTKAAAIECCNIVEEGINSGKLKLTRFETNALAKVKADLEALTDDADKFMSDNLTKFKQEVAVFKTENYGL, from the coding sequence ATGGTAAAGAAATACACTTCAATGGCTTACGCTAAAGCAGATGACATGCTCTTTGGGAACTCAAAATACCCAGTAAAGGCAGGGCTTGGCCTCGAGATCGGTGCTGGATACACAACTCCTGAACTGAACTATGCTCCGAGACCTCAGGCAGGCAAGTCCAAAGACAAACTCGTAAAAGAATACGAAAGGATTACCACCGACGCAATGGCAAGAATGGTCCAGATCGGTGCACCCTCCATCGTACTCGAAACCGAACACGTCGAACAGATGTCCAACAACCCCGACTGGGGAGGCGCTGTTGCACACGCCCAGAAGACCATCATGGAAGAATACCACGATGAATACGGCATAAAGTGCGCCCTCCGCCACACCATCGGTGACATCCGTGAAGACCGTGACTACCTCCAGCTCAGAGGAGACAAGTACAGCACCTTTATGGAAGCCTTTGAGCAGTGCGCCCAGAACGGTGCAGACCTGCTTTCTGTTGAGTCAATGGGTGGTAAGGAAGTATTCGACTACTCCATCCTCAGGAACGACACTGCAGGCATCCTCTTCGGTATCGGTGTGCTCGGCAGTATGGACATGGAAATGGTCTGGTCCGACATTGCCGACATCGCAAAGAAGAACGGCGTAGTTGCAGCCGGTGACACCGACTGTGCCCAGGCAAACACTGCAATGTTCATCGCAGGCGGTCTCCTTGACAAGAACCTTGCCCACACCATCGCAATCGTTGCAAGGGCAATCTCTGCAGGAAGGTCCCTCTGTGCATATGAAGCAGGTGCAACCGGCCCCGGAAAGGACTGCGGATACGAAAACACCATCATAAAATCCATCGCTGGTGTGCCAATCGCTCAGGAAGGTAAGACATCAACCTGCGCCCACTCTGACCTGATGGGTAACCTGACTATGCAGTGCTGTGACCTCTGGTCCAACGAGTCCGTTGAATACCACGGTGAATTCGGCGGTACAACCGTTCAGTGCTGGTCCGAGACCCTTGCATACGACTGTGCAATGATGAACACTTCTCTTAAACTCGGAAAGGCAAAAGATCTCAGAGACATCCTCACCCTCTCTGACAAGTACAGAGACCCACAGGGATATGTCCTAGCCTATGACAACGCCTACAAAGTTGGAGAGGCAATTGCAAAGAACGGAGACAACAACTACCTCCGTACAAAGGCAGCTGCAATCGAGTGCTGTAACATTGTAGAAGAAGGCATCAACTCCGGCAAGCTCAAACTTACAAGGTTCGAAACCAATGCTCTTGCAAAGGTTAAAGCTGACCTTGAAGCCCTTACCGATGATGCTGACAAGTTCATGAGTGACAACCTGACCAAATTCAAACAGGAAGTTGCAGTTTTCAAGACAGAAAACTACGGGCTCTAA
- the mtaC gene encoding methanol--corrinoid protein MtaC yields the protein MLDLTLEDIDGILVRYNVALEKEMTPDEAAEELYPKDELIYPIAKAIYEGEEDDVVDALKAAIDAGKKPIDLINDALMIGMGVVSQLYDEGIIFLPNVMMSADAMLNGIEYCKSQTTEVPAPKGKVVCHVAEGDVHDIGKNIVAALLRAAGYDVTDLGRDVPVDEVIEIVEKEKPMMLTGTALMTTTMYAFKEINDKLLEKGIKLPFACGGGAVNQDFVAQYDLGVYGEEASDAVKIADAIIASGDDIEKLREEFHKH from the coding sequence ATGTTGGATTTGACACTGGAAGACATCGATGGCATATTAGTACGCTATAACGTCGCCCTCGAAAAGGAAATGACCCCTGACGAAGCGGCAGAAGAGCTTTACCCGAAGGACGAACTCATCTACCCAATTGCAAAAGCAATCTACGAGGGAGAAGAAGACGACGTTGTTGACGCCCTCAAAGCCGCAATCGATGCAGGCAAGAAGCCAATCGACCTTATAAACGATGCCCTTATGATAGGCATGGGTGTTGTATCCCAGCTCTACGACGAAGGTATCATTTTCCTCCCCAATGTGATGATGTCTGCAGACGCAATGCTGAACGGTATTGAATATTGCAAGTCCCAGACCACCGAAGTGCCCGCGCCAAAGGGCAAGGTCGTCTGCCATGTTGCAGAAGGTGACGTCCATGACATCGGAAAGAATATTGTTGCTGCCCTCCTGAGAGCTGCCGGTTATGACGTAACTGACCTTGGCAGAGATGTCCCTGTTGACGAAGTCATTGAAATCGTTGAGAAAGAAAAGCCAATGATGCTGACAGGTACTGCTCTCATGACAACCACCATGTACGCATTCAAGGAAATCAACGACAAGCTCCTTGAAAAGGGAATAAAACTGCCCTTTGCATGTGGTGGCGGTGCTGTGAACCAGGACTTCGTTGCTCAGTATGACCTCGGAGTTTATGGTGAAGAAGCTTCAGACGCTGTGAAGATTGCTGATGCAATCATTGCAAGCGGAGACGACATCGAGAAATTAAGAGAGGAATTCCACAAGCACTAA